The proteins below come from a single Aegilops tauschii subsp. strangulata cultivar AL8/78 chromosome 6, Aet v6.0, whole genome shotgun sequence genomic window:
- the LOC109769532 gene encoding probable monogalactosyldiacylglycerol synthase 3, chloroplastic: MEAPTAAPRVRSIRETVLESVAAYHQQQRMRRRFRKSLSYAGELSSAGRSGGASTSASLASLAGPEDDDEPFWEEEEGTVELVQLGANRAKNVLVLMSDTGGGHRASAEAIKDAFRIEFGDDYRVFVKDLCKDHAGWPLNNMESSYKFMVRHVQLWKVAFHGTSPRWVHNFYLAALASFYAKKVEAGLKKYKPDIIISVHPLMQHIPLWVLKWQGLQNRVVFATVITDLNTCHPTWFHADVNRCYCPSEEVAKRAELDDLKSSQIRVFGLPIRPSFCRAVLVKDDLRKELELDPDLPAVLLMGGGEGMGPVKKTAKALGDALFDKELGKPIGQLVVICGRNKTLSSSLQALEWKMPIKIRGFETQMEKWMGACDCIITKAGPGTIAEALIRGLPIILNDFIPGQEVGNVPYVVDNGAGVFSKSPKETAELVARWFGPGAEERKRMSENALKLAQPEAVFDIVRDIHELSQEQGVKAQISSSLTSSFFMPSPEASHCPSPIPLV; this comes from the exons ATGGAGGCGCCGACGGCGGCGCCGCGGGTGCGGTCGATCCGGGAGACGGTGCTGGAGAGCGTGGCGGCGTACCACCAGCAGCAGCGGATGCGCCGCAGGTTCCGCAAGAGCCTCTCGTACGCGGGGGAGCTCTCCTCCGCGGGCCGCTCCGGGggcgcctccacctccgcctccctcgcctcgctcgccgggcccgaggacgacgacgagcccttctgggaggaggaggagggcacCGTGGAGCTCGTGCAGCTCGGCGCCAACCGCGCCAAGAACGTCCTCGTCCTCATGAGCGACACCGGCGGCGGCCACCGCGCCTCCGCCGAGGCCATCAAGGACGCCTTCCGCATCGAATTCGGCGACGACTACCGG GTGTTCGTCAAGGACCTGTGCAAGGACCACGCCGGGTGGCCGCTCAACAACATGGAGAGCTCCTACAAGTTCATGGTGAGGCACGTGCAGCTCTGGAAGGTGGCCTTCCACGGCACATCGCCCCGATGGGTCCACAACTTCtacctcgccgccctcgcctccTTCTACGCCAA GAAGGTTGAGGCTGGATTGAAGAAGTACAAGCCAGACATAATAATTAGTGTTCACCCCCTAATGCAACACATTCCTCTATGGGTACTCAAATGGCAAGGTCTGCAGAACAGAGTAGTCTTCGCCACTGTCATCACTGACCTCAACACTTGCCATCCTACATG GTTCCATGCTGATGTGAATAGGTGTTACTGCCCATCAGAGGAAGTAGCCAAGAGGGCAGAACTGGATGACCTAAAAAGTTCTCAGATCCGTGTGTTCGGTCTTCCCATTCGACCATCATTCTGCCGTGCTGTCCTTGTCAAG GATGATTTGCGGAAGGAACTTGAATTGGATCCTGACCTACcggcagtgttgctgatgggagGTGGAGAGGGCATGGGTCCTGTAAAGAAGACCGCGAAAGCCCTTGGAGATGCATTGTTTGACAaagagcttggaaaaccaatcgGGCAGCTTGTTGTCATCTGTGGTCGGAACAAAACACTGAGCTCCTCATTGCAGGCTCTTGAATGGAAAATGCCAATAAAG ATTAGGGGATTCGAGACCCAAATGGAGAAATGGATGGGGGCTTGTGATTGCATTATAACAAAG GCTGGACCAGGCACCATTGCTGAAGCCTTGATTAGGGGTCTTCCTATCATCCTTAATGACTTCATACCTGGACAG GAAGTTGGCAACGTTCCTTATGTCGTGGACAACGGCGCAGGCGTGTTCTCCAAGAGCCCGAAGGAAACCGCCGAACTTGTCGCCCGCTGGTTCGGTCCAGGCGCGGAGGAACGCAAGAGGATGTCAGAGAACGCGTTGAAATTGGCCCAGCCAGAAGCCGTCTTCGACATCGTCAGGGACATCCATGAGCTCTCCCAGGAGCAAGGGGTGAAGGCGCAGATCTCCAGCTCCCTGACGTCGTCCTTCTTCATGCCATCTCCTGAAGCCAGCCATTGCCCCAGCCCCATCCCGCTCGTGTGA